In Deltaproteobacteria bacterium, the genomic stretch CCAACCCGCAATCTCCCAAGATCGTGGGGCAAGCCGGCACCTTCGCCACCACCGGACGGCTCAACGGCTCCGACAGCCTGCGCATCTGGTGGTCGGCAAAGGGCAGGATCATCAAGATGGCCAACACCGTGGACGACATCGCCAGCAAAGCGGCGGGGGAAGCCACCATCGACGGCATCGCGGCCCAGGTAAAGAAGGCTTACAAGATACTCTACAACGAGTACCGCGGCGTACCCATCGGCGACGTCAAGGGAATCCTGTGGGGCTACGGGAACCAGGTGAAGGACATCCAGGTGCGGCCCCACCGGGGCTACATCGAGCCCAGCCTGGTGACTGCCAAGTAGGCTAGCGCGACAGTTGCGGGAGGTGGCCCGTACCACAGGAATCGCCAGCGATTCGAGCGGTGCGGGCCACACGCCTCCCGACCACGAAATCCCATGCAACGCTACATCGCCGGCCGGTTGATCCAGTGCCTTGTCACGTTGCTGGTGATCAGCCTGCTGGTATTCGCTCTGGCGCGACTTACAGGCAATCCGCTGGACGTGATGCTGCCCATCGACGCCTCGGCCGAGATCCAGGAGGAGATGAGCCGGGAGCTGGGGCTGGACCAGCCCATCTACGTCCAGTACGCGCGGTTCGTGTTGAGCCTGCTGCACGGGGACCTGGGAACGTCGATCCGCACCCGCAAGCCCGTGGCCGAGCTCATCGGCCTGCGGCTTCCCAACACCCTGAAGCTCGTGTCGTTCTCGACCGCCATGG encodes the following:
- a CDS encoding ABC transporter permease translates to MQRYIAGRLIQCLVTLLVISLLVFALARLTGNPLDVMLPIDASAEIQEEMSRELGLDQPIYVQYARFVLSLLHGDLGTSIRTRKPVAELIGLRLPNTLKLVSFSTAMALLIALPLGVVAATRKGGFWDVGARTVALFGQSVPTFWAGIVLISIFAVNLDVLPAGRKEGIESYVLPAVTLGLFGFMLAGVVRLLRGSMLDVLDSEYV